Sequence from the Macaca thibetana thibetana isolate TM-01 chromosome 20, ASM2454274v1, whole genome shotgun sequence genome:
ttgcagtgagccacgatcaagccactgcactccagcctgggtgacagagcgagaatccatctcaaaacaaacgaacaaacaaacaaaaacagaaagaaacgtATACATGTTACATGGCTTATAAATTGCCAGTTtaacccaatttttttttgtagtgagatacaaataacataatatatacttaaccatttgttttgttttgagacagagtcttgctttgtcacccaggctgtattTTCAATggaagcagggtttcaccatgttggtcaggctggtcttgaactcctgacctcaagtgatccgcccacctcggtttcccaaagtgctgccattacaggtgtgagccaccactcccagccctctTCTTAACCATTtataagtgtacagttcagtggtgttaagtaaattcacactgttgtgccatcatcaccaccatctaccTCTGGAACTTTCTTATCTTGTGAAACTGAAACGTACAGGCACTAAACAATgccccatttccccctccctgcagcccctggcAACCCCCACCCTACTTTTTCCCTCTGAATTTGAttattctaggtacctcacaCAAGTGGACTCGtcctgcatgtgtctttttgtgactggcttatttctccTAGGATGTCTTTCCAGTTGTTTATTCCAAGCATCTGCAATGCATAAATTCTTCCAGTGtgagttattaaaattataaatatagaaatgCTGAAACAAAGGACAGCGAAAGgggaagaaatattaaaaaaactaaaaattttggaAGTTCCCACTCGAAGTATTATACCATTTAAAAACCCACTTTTGCCTATAATCGGACATTTCAAAAGGaaactaaaactattttaaagtaatttttttttattcatttatttatttatttttgagacatggtctcgtTCTGtcctcaggctagagtgcagtggtgcaatcacagttcactgcagcttcgaactccaggttcaagtgatcttctcacctcagccttccaagtagctgggactacaggtgcacaccaccacttccagctacTTTTTTAGAGCAATCTTACACAAACAATccacatataaaaagaaagatcATAAGTGAAGGGTAGTCCCAATTATGAAAATATGCAACCAAATCAGATTTTAAATCTTTGGGAAAATGGAAAACTCAGAAGTTGTGAGCATATACATATAAACTGTAGCATATTAGAATGCATTCATTGTGTTAACTGTCTTTGATAGCTATTTCATAATGAGTTCAGAAAATATCcttaaggctgggcgtggtggctcatgcctgtaatcccagcactttgggaggccgaggagggcagatcacgaggtcaggaattcaagaccagtctggccaacataaataaaccccgtctctactaaaaatacaaaaaattaactgtgtggtggtgtgtccctgtaatcccagctactcgggaggctgaggcaggacgaggcaggacaatcgcatgaacccaggaggcggagattgcagggagctgagattgcgccattgtactccagccagggcagcagtgcaagactccatctcaaaaaaaaaaaaaaaaaaaaaagaaagaaagaaaatatccttaatTACTGGGAGCTGCATTTTTCAGTCGTCCATTTTTATGGGAATATTACTTATGTACATCCCACCCAGAGTATGTGAGACATTATTTTCCATTGGAATGCTAGAATGTGTTCACAAAAgaactctattttaaaaactgacttattttaaaacaaggtTCATTTGGAATAGCACAGTTTATTACAGCTTAAAATTCTGGCAGTGAATAACTTTATCATTTGAAACTGGAAAACTGTCCCAACACTGAAACAGATACACTTGGCAGAAGCAGTCTAGTAAGTCCACTGGTCTGTGAGAGGTCAGGACTCCACATGGAGGTTCCCAAAACAAGATGAAGGATTTGAGCTTTTATGAAGCTGGCAGTTAAATCTGTAGAAACAAATATTGGTGAGTtctggggagggggagaaaggcAACTTCTGAGATGTTAAACATGATAATCTAGagcaaaacaagaaaatggaagaattgctgattctcattttctttctgccagTAAGGCTTTAGAGAAGTTACCTAAAGATTGATCTGGCATATTACAGCTCAAGGTACAATCAACAGGATTAAGAAAAAGACTCATTAATAACTTTAATTTAGAAGGAAAGCTTAAAACATATACcttataacatatttttttttgagacggagtctcgctccatcaccaggctggagtgcagtgacgcgatctcagctcacagcaacctccgcttcccaggttcaagcaattctcctgcctcagcctcccgagtagctgggattacaggcatgtgccaccacgcccagctaattttttttttttttttgttttttttttttttggagatggagtctcgctctgtcgcccaggctggagtgcagtagccggatctcagctcattgcaagctccgcctcccgggtttacgccattctcctgcctcagcctcctgagtagctgggattacaggcacctgccaccatgcccggctagttttttgtgttttttttagtagagacggggtttcaccgtgttagccaggatgctctcgatctcctgacctcgtgatccgcccgcctcggcctcccaaagtgctgggattacaggtttgagccaccgctcccggcctaatttttgtgttttcagtagaaacgaggttttaccatgttggtcaggatggtctctatctcatgaccttgtgatccgcccgcctcggcctcccaaagtgctggaattacaggcgtaagccaccgcgcccggcccttataACATACTATACTTCAACTATACATCTATTCCAGCTCCTGCATTTGTCTGACCTTGGAAAAATTACCTCTCCGTATCAAATCTACTATCCTTGAAGTGGAGATAATAATGGTGCCCGACTTTGATTGCTGGCACAAATGCCTGAAAATAACTTAGTACCATGTGTAGGGTATTATAAACATTCAACaattgttagctattattattaataaatgccCCATATGTGTGTGTTAactcagagatgatacaaactggggatacaaagatgaataaagcaAAGATGAGTAAGATTCTTGTGGTCTAGTGGCGATATAATTACTATCTAAGAGGGAATGAGTCACCTGAAGGTCAAAATAAGATTTGCTAAAGTATCTCACTACAGAgcagtttttaattattatagatcaggtttctctattttcttttggaaatgtctCTGAGTCTTAtagatcagggtttctcaaccttacactattgacatttggggggccagataattctgtgttgtggggagctgtcctgtgcattgtaggaggTTCAGTAATatctctggcctctgcccactagatgccaggagcACCTCACGACCCTGCATTTTTGTACTGCTGTGGGCTACCAATGCGAGCCTCAAAGACCAAGCTGGGGCATGAGTTTCCACCCCTGATCCCTCCAAACCCTCCCAGCGCCTGCCTCTTCTCTTGCCAGCAGTCTGCCCAGGACGTGGCCATCAGCACACTGGGGAACTCCACAGCTGGCAAATGCCAGGCACCAAAAAGGTAGAATCTCAGTTTGGGAGTTGGaaacttagaaaaacaaattgcaaaggttgagtattctttttttttttttttttttttttttggagatggagtttcactcttgttgcccaggctggagtgcaatggcctgatctcagctcactgcaacctccgcctcctgggttcaagcaattctcctgcctcggccttccgagttgctgggattacagttgcccgccaccatgctcagctaatttttgtttttcttaataaagacggggtttcgacatgttggccaggctggtctcgaactcctgatgtcaggtgatcgaTCTgaccacctcgacctcccaaagtgctgggattacaggcgtgagccactgtgcccaatcaaGACATTCTTCCTAAGAtaaaaagtactaaaaaaaaaaagacttgaaaaggCAGTAACTTTCCCACCCTAGGACTCAATGTCGTTTAATGTTTGGTCCCTGTACCACCTGAAATCATCGTTTCAGAAACCCTACAGACCCCAAATCCCCGACCCACTCCCAGATCTTATATTAATAGCTCCTAAAAGAATATAATCACCACTCTCTCTCAAgcctaaataaaaaagaacagatatCATTATCTGGCAGAGTAGGCAAAACCTTTATAGCATTCATCTACTCAGAGTACTAGGTTTTAAAAACCTACCAATGTCCAAACGGCTAATCCCTAAAGGACAGGGTCATTTTGCTtccattaactttatttttttggacAAGAGGGGTTGAAGAAGCCACCAGAACACAAATGGAGAAATCATTAAGGATGAATGTAGGTAACTCTTCCTCCAAAGGCACTTACTTGGCAGAGGCTTGTGCAGCCACGCCAATGGCTGGGATTTGGTCCCTACTAGAGAGGGTGACTTTTCTTCGCTGCCACGGAGGCTGCAGCATTGTCAGTGGGGACAGACTGCTGGGTCTCAGTGGCTGAAGCTGAGCCATCAGGGGCAGATGATGCGGTGGCCAGGGTAGATGGTTTCTGACATGGTTTCTGGCTGGGTTGTGGCAGAGCCTCCAAAACCTGAGCAACCGACATCTCAGGAACCTTCAGGACACTTGAATACTGGCTCAGGGAACTCTCCTGCACTACAGAGGTGCTGGGGATGGCCTGTTGCATTTGAAGTAGGGCCTCCAAGTCCTCGATAGCCTGAGAGGCCTGTGGGTCCACAATAGTAAAGGACTGGGCAGATACAGGCTGCCCCATATGGACCTGGGTGGCCAGTGACTGGGTTCCAGAAACCAAACCAGGTGGTGGAGACTGAGTTTGAGAGGCCCGAGGAAGATTCTGGGGCTGGCCCTGCGAGGCCACAGGAATCAGGGGCTCGCTCAGAGAGACAGCAGGGACCTGGAGGTGGTTCTCAGAGGCCATGGGGTCAGCAACTTGGCTCTTAAAAGCCAAAGAAACTACAGGCTGGCTCTTAGAAGCAAAAATGGCTACAGGGTGTCTAGCAGAGATGGAGGGGGCTACAATCAGGCTCTTAGTGGCGTGGAGAGCGGAAGGCACAGGCTGGTGCAGAGGGAACACAGGATGCACTGGATGGGTGGCAGGCGGTTGATCAATCGACGGCGGCTGGGCATCCCGGTCTGGGGAGCCAACGGTCTCCGAATTTTTGTCATCTTCAGGCTCGGGACCCAGATCCTCTTTGCCAAAGTCTTGAGAGGCGTTGCTCTCCTTGACCCCTTCCTCTCCATCTTTGTCCTTGCTTTTCCTTCCCAGCCGTTCTTCTATGTGGACCGAGACAGGCACGGTCAGGAAAGCTTCTCTTTGAAGGGTCCTCCTACGACGCCGCCGCTGCATCAGCAAGTTGTCGGGGACGGTCTGGATGTTCACAGAGAGGGAGTGGCTGGCGCTGTGGCGCAGGGCCTCCaccaaggaggcagagggcaaggaggagACTTTCAGGGTCTCTTCGGGGAGCAGCTCGATGTTGCCGGTGTACCAGGAGGCCCACCAGAGGAGGCTAAGGAAGATGATGGCGGAGCCCAGGTAGACCAGCAAGTCGTAGAAGTCCAGGTCCACAAAGACGCCAGTGAACAGCACCGACACGCCCACCATGTCGAAGACGACGCCCAGCCAGAAGAAATGCCGGCAGCGGCCGAGGCTCCACCGCTTCTCGGTCGTATTGACCGTCCTTACTGAAGGCTCCATGATGCTCCCACTGTCGCCGCCGCAAGGTCCAAAGAGCCACGAGGCAGGCGGCGCTGCCACAGGCTGGCTGCAGCCTCTGGGTCCCCATGGCTACGCCGTTGGGGTGCGTACCTCAGTGAGGGGCGGGACCAGAGGGCGGGAAAATTGGGCCGCCTCTCACGCTCCCGGCAGGCGCTCACGCGCAATACGCCCCGTCGCCCGCGCGGCCGCTTTCTGCGCCTGCGCAATGATCACTGTGGTGCGTCCCTGCAGTGTCCGCCCCCTTGTGGGTAGCTTGGGACGCTCAGGCTCTGGGTGGGAGAAGACGGATTCTCGGGAGTGTATCCACGTTCCTCTCCCCATACCCCGGCTGCCTGAGCGAGGGCGAGATTCTGGACCCTTCTTTAGTAACGTCCTTCTCACAAGTAGGCGTGTAGCTTGGCCCCAGGTGCAGGCACTTACTGAAGAGTTGatagttttcctttgttttggtgGAGAAATGGCGAAATTCGATTCTGATGTCAGATCTTGATTCTGGTCATGTTTGCCCTCCTGAAGATTATTAACATACTTCTGCTAGTTAATAGTTGATTTAGAGGGGAATGTCTTCAGCTCCTTCCCTTttgttgtttcacttttttttttttttttttgacctgtTTGTCCAGAATCTTACCACTTAACACTAAAAAGCGGGGCTGCTTTTCCCACTACTCCGAACTGTGAAAGATAGGAAAACTgtgtcaaaaacagaaaaactggccGGAACCGGAAAATTAAATAGCTTAAAAACGAACTCcgccgggcgtgggggctcacgcctgtaatcccagctacttggaaggctgagggctgagtcaggagaatcacttgaacctgggaggcagaggttgcagtgagccgagatcgtgccactgcattccagcctgggtgacagagtgagactctgtctcaaaataaataaaaacaaaagaattagaaaGTAATGCTCGTATTTTTTACCACCCGCTGTTTCAGTCAGAAAGTATAATTTTCTCCTTTGGcctggtggggtggctcacgcctgtaataccagcacttttgggaggccgaggcgggtggatcatttaaggtcaggagtttgagactagcctggccaaaatcgtgaagccccatctctactaaaaatgcaaaaaaattaaccaggcatggccgggtgcggtggctcacgcctgtaatcccatcactttgggaggccgaggcgggcggatcacctgagctcaggagttcaagaccagcctggccaacatggtaaaacgccatctctacaaaagtacgaaaattagcctggcatgatgtcaggtgcctataatcccagttgctcgggaggctgaggcagaagaatcacttgaacccgggaggcggaagttgcagtgagccgagatcgcgccgttgcactccagtctgggagagcacgactctgtcttaaaaaaaaaaaaaaaatttagccaggcatggtggtgcatgcctgtactcccagctactctggagcctgaggcaggagaatcgcttaaacccaggaggcaaagattgcagtgagaggagattgtgacactgcactccagcctgggtgacagagcgagactctctctcaaaaaaaaaaaaaaaaaaagaaagaaaaactataattATTCTCCTCATTAGGTTTTATCTGATACTAGTTTGATACAAGAGCCACTTATAAATGAAGGCTATTTCTTAGCTATTGCATTGGATCTCAAAGTGCAGTcccaaagcagcagcagcagcagcagcacgaCCTGGGAAcatgttagaaatgtaaattacaaaGTCCCACCCAGAACGCCTGAATCCCAAACTCAAGATTAGGGGTCAGccttgggtttttgttgttgttgtttggtttgattttgtttgagatgagtctccgtctgtcactcaggctggagtgcagtggtgtgatctcggctcactgcaacctctgcctctcaggttcaagcgattcttctgcctcagccaccccgacagctgggattacaggcatctgccaccacgcctgtctaatttttgtacttttagtggagacgggggtttcaccatgttggtcaggctggtcttgaactcccaacctcaaacaatctgtccgccttggcctcccaaagtgctggaattacaggtgtgagccaccgcgcctggccagcccTGTTTTAATAAGCACTTTAATACATTGctagagtttgagaaccactgagctatTGCAGTACTTTAAATCTAGGGATGTCAGGTTAAGTACAGACTACCCAGATAAAACACTGAAAGTTTTTTCAGTATAATTGGAACCCAAATACTGTCTGAGATATGCTTATACTTTGAAAATTcagtgtttatctgaaatttaaatttaagtcggcacactgtatttttatttgctaaatatggTGGTGCTATTTAAATCTTTCTCATGTAGCTTTGAATTTTAGACTTATAAGAACATAGGATGAATCCATCCTTTTTTAGgttaactgctttttttttttttttttttttgagacggagtcttgctctgtggccaagctggagtgcagtggcacgatctcagctcactgcaagctccgcctcccaggttcaagcgattctcctgcctcagcctcccgagtagctgggattacaggtgcgtgccaccatgtccagctcatttttttgtatttttagtagcgacagggtttcatcatgttggtcaggatagtcttgaactccagaccttgtgatccacccacctcggcctcccaaagtgccgggattacaggcatgagccactgcgcctggccttcttttttgttgagatggagtctttctctgtcacccaagctggagtgtgcattggcacaatctcaggtcactgcaacctccacctcctaagttcaagcaattctcctgcttcagcctctggagtagcttggattataggcatgcaccaccacccctggctaatttttttgtatttttagtagagacagggtttcaccatactcgctgggctagtcttgaactcctgacctctaatgATCCatccctctcggcctcccaaagtattaggattacaggtgtgagccaccgtgcctggcctgtatttttctttatataagtaATTCCATAAAGAAGATCTGGAAAagatgactgattttttttttttttttaaggaaaacccttttttttttttaaggaaaactgaaaaactagtatgggccgggtgcagtggctcatgtctgtaatctcagcactttggga
This genomic interval carries:
- the LOC126944526 gene encoding uncharacterized protein LOC126944526, with protein sequence MEPSVRTVNTTEKRWSLGRCRHFFWLGVVFDMVGVSVLFTGVFVDLDFYDLLVYLGSAIIFLSLLWWASWYTGNIELLPEETLKVSSLPSASLVEALRHSASHSLSVNIQTVPDNLLMQRRRRRRTLQREAFLTVPVSVHIEERLGRKSKDKDGEEGVKESNASQDFGKEDLGPEPEDDKNSETVGSPDRDAQPPSIDQPPATHPVHPVFPLHQPVPSALHATKSLIVAPSISARHPVAIFASKSQPVVSLAFKSQVADPMASENHLQVPAVSLSEPLIPVASQGQPQNLPRASQTQSPPPGLVSGTQSLATQVHMGQPVSAQSFTIVDPQASQAIEDLEALLQMQQAIPSTSVVQESSLSQYSSVLKVPEMSVAQVLEALPQPSQKPCQKPSTLATASSAPDGSASATETQQSVPTDNAAASVAAKKSHPL